GATCGCTATCCAATTCACTAATATCTTTACATACACAAAACTCACATAATGAATATTCATTTTTTTGCTTATTTTTAACTGGGCAGTAATAAGTATTTCCCTTTTTTATAATTTTCTTTTTTCCAGGGAACACTAAATTTTCGGGATGAATTGGCTTTTTCGCAATGAAGATTAAGTAAGGGGCTATAATCTTAGACAACCTTATAAATGCATCTTCATTTTCACTGTTCATTTTTTTAAAACTTTCTATTCTCTCAATTAATTTTTCTAACTTTTCTTCATCAATTTCGAAGGATTCTACTGAGTTTTTATCTCTATTCTTAATTTCATTTAAAACATTATAGAAATACATTCCAAGTGATTCTAAAAATTCATTTCTATATTGAGGGGGAAGGTATTTTGCATCATTCTCCATGAAACACCTTGCTTTCATCATATCGTATATGCTAAATTCTTTGGCTTCTTTTTTTAGTTTTTTGAATAACTCTCTACTATTCATAGAACTCCCTTTTTAAAATAATTTTTTAAAATAATTACACGCTTCAATTTATCAAAGATAGATAAAAAATAAAAATTTCATTAAAATGTTTATCCAAAGATTCTTTCAATTACAAAACCAGCCAGTGCAACTAAGACCCCACCAATAACCATTTTTAGCCCAGCTACTATAAGGTTTTCCCGTGAGATTTTTCCAATAAACATCCCAAGTGCAAATAATATTGCAAGTGTTATTGCTATGGCTACAAACACAGCAATTCTTGGCTCGAATACAAAAAAGGGCACAACTGGGAGCATTGAACCAAGCATAGTTGATATTCCATCCACAAATCCACATATTATTGTTTCATGCACGGCCTGTTTGTAAAATATTGTTTTCTTTAAATATCCATTTTCTTTTAGTAGGGATCTTTCTTGCATTTCCCTCTCTTTTTCTAAGGATGCTTTCTCAGCAGTTAAAGCACCTAATATGTTTGAGAGCCCATTTGCAATTCCTCCACCAATCCCAGCAGAAATGATTAATGATGGTTCTCCACTACTTGCCCCAATAACAACACCCAGAGTAGATAATGAACCGTCTATAATTCCTCTTACAACATACCTAAGTTTTGTTTCATTTAATTCAAATTTAAATTTTTTAAAAACTCGCGACAGTGGGGATTGTTCATCATCGTTGTTCAATTCCACCAGCCCTCCTAAGTTATATAAAATAATATAT
The sequence above is a segment of the Methanotorris igneus Kol 5 genome. Coding sequences within it:
- a CDS encoding TIGR00267 family protein — protein: MNNDDEQSPLSRVFKKFKFELNETKLRYVVRGIIDGSLSTLGVVIGASSGEPSLIISAGIGGGIANGLSNILGALTAEKASLEKEREMQERSLLKENGYLKKTIFYKQAVHETIICGFVDGISTMLGSMLPVVPFFVFEPRIAVFVAIAITLAILFALGMFIGKISRENLIVAGLKMVIGGVLVALAGFVIERIFG
- a CDS encoding DUF2115 domain-containing protein — protein: MNSRELFKKLKKEAKEFSIYDMMKARCFMENDAKYLPPQYRNEFLESLGMYFYNVLNEIKNRDKNSVESFEIDEEKLEKLIERIESFKKMNSENEDAFIRLSKIIAPYLIFIAKKPIHPENLVFPGKKKIIKKGNTYYCPVKNKQKNEYSLCEFCVCKDISELDSDL